A region of Huiozyma naganishii CBS 8797 chromosome 12, complete genome DNA encodes the following proteins:
- the PAN1 gene encoding actin cytoskeleton-regulatory complex protein PAN1 (similar to Saccharomyces cerevisiae PAN1 (YIR006C); ancestral locus Anc_7.160) translates to MYNPYQNQGPPYQNGSPYYQQPQQQAPQQAQPQQQQQQQPQFMNMAPTGQQTQQTVQNLYGGMQQQQPQQSGFGNNLTPNVSNPQMTGSFYQQQQGSNVATPTGFSNQSQDIGQSQFQTGMQPMQQQGTGYFGGMQNQGQQAQMQQPQIQQPQIQQPQIQQPQIQQPQIQQPQIQQPQIQQPQIQQPQIQQPQIQQPQLTSQTSLQPLLPQQTGFYIQQSQVPLEPLKPTATGFVNSFANNGVNKEIKIPAMRLSFITANDQAKFETLFRSIVKPGSNTITGSDCRAILLKSGLQPSQLAKIWALCDTSRAGELLFPEFALAMHLINDVLQGDSIPYELDTKTKNEVSSFIDAINVSIAASANATKTPFDEMITAGMPVMQPQPTGLMPHTSFGMPLQGQMTGGMMNPQSTGYMPQTSFGMPAQVTGGPVMGQTTGGPMMAQTTGGVMMPQTSFGALNAQLTGSNPMQAQITGGYGSMAPNTTGGMMMPQLSFGQGFNQQQAQLQPQATGYYPPSNFNPTVPLVAQKTGFGNNEIYSQANFVNQMGNNNQVLAEEEDVITPNEKSLFYKIFETYDTNNKGVLDSPTAVEIFRKSGLNRGDLEHIWNLCDINNSGQLNRQEFALGMHLVYRKLDGKTLPTKLPPSLVPPSTQILDNLKSQLKTSNSISNNSSSKIDALSYKNNDDADTLPNFKNRRKVYSSKSQEEVNTQKTPTATASVASSENIESKYPAINQASLAAANPVIEQEPLKKPTSQRTSQSAGTTLQDELNAIHSLCDKIGSPKFTTADDNSSIPGTLKERFYSIVYKVPSLFSDIAKVDTDIMSAKIELCKSRNPGGEGTDSERRKAQSRALLKSRMAALTGKSVPETDDGNSSRNEEEIAKIRSESSKNLEIIADIRSSISDISASLKSSLYGKNIGNDNSSFQRWEFGVGLEPEVRKFIERLNAAHISSAQQSASSTVDSSAPSTPSYSQFKTSEDRAAYLKEQAQQRMKKKLAKFGLDRRPGGRSRNNSEVSHKNVDSTPFIEEKNDHSTPVSTPQLITKPVQSGSVERVQPEAQDESGSEDEEEKQLREQLQQLKLKKTAEKQKRKLELRRQLEEAKAEENLSSPDKAKPAESTTQGAQDRISNDKPQFPVNAAPAQNAGTDRQRNPFFKQEPANSATSSFDARAAEAQRRIQRGLDDHSEDEWSDDNDKSGNKVAPAAQNANANAASSTATSQPVSMAPSVPKGPDSVNHIPPPPKLDTKDDGDDDGWSDSDHDDGKNAPLPQTAVPVAPPIPSGFNEPAPNADAAETVNVSVPGAAPPVPVAPPLPFVSTDAVPLAPPPPLVSDVSAPVPAVPTPPPVPNMGSNIPGGIPPPPPLLSSTEGTNEANDDDADLSIPESVSSDEEDTQGPPTTGIPPPPPLP, encoded by the coding sequence ATGTACAACCCGTACCAGAACCAGGGACCACCCTACCAGAATGGTAGCCCTTACTACCAACAACCGCAGCAACAAGCACCCCAACAGGCTCAGCctcagcaacagcaacagcaacagccacAATTCATGAATATGGCTCCAACGGGCCAGCAGACTCAACAGACAGTCCAGAATTTATATGGTGGtatgcaacaacaacaacctcaGCAGTCCGGGTTTGGCAACAATTTGACTCCAAATGTGTCCAATCCTCAAATGACAGGCAGCTTttatcaacagcagcaggggTCCAACGTAGCCACCCCAACTGGATTCTCAAACCAGAGTCAAGATATTGGCCAATCTCAATTTCAAACAGGGATGCAGCCAATGCAACAGCAAGGAACTGGATACTTTGGGGGTATGCAAAACCAAGGCCAACAAGCTCAAATGCAGCAACCTCAGATCCAACAACCTCAGATCCAACAACCTCAGATCCAACAACCTCAGATCCAACAACCTCAGATCCAACAACCTCAGATCCAACAGCCTCAGATCCAACAACCTCAGATCCAACAGCCTCAAATCCAGCAGCCTCAAATCCAGCAACCTCAGCTAACTTCCCAAACGTCTCTACAACCGCTGTTACCACAACAAACAGGATTTTATATCCAGCAATCGCAGGTTCCACTAGAGCCACTGAAGCCCACTGCTACTGGTTTTGTTAACTCTTTTGCGAACAATGGGGTTAacaaagagatcaagatTCCTGCAATGAGATTGTCTTTCATCACTGCCAATGATCAGGCTaagtttgaaactttgTTCAGGTCTATAGTCAAACCGGGATCAAACACCATTACTGGATCAGACTGCCGAGCCATTTTACTGAAATCAGGGTTGCAACCCTCTCAATTGGCCAAGATCTGGGCTCTTTGTGACACGAGCAGGGCCGGTGAACTACTATTCCCTGAATTTGCGCTGGCTATGCACCTGATCAACGATGTTTTACAAGGTGATTCAATCCCATACGAACTAGATACTAAGACGAAGAATGAAGTGTCCAGTTTTATTGATGCCATCAACGTGAGTATTGCTGCAAGTGCTAATGCGACCAAGACTCCATTTGACGAAATGATAACTGCGGGTATGCCAGTTATGCAGCCTCAACCAACAGGTCTAATGCCACATACCAGCTTTGGGATGCCATTACAGGGACAGATGACTGGCGGGATGATGAACCCTCAATCCACAGGTTACATGCCGCAAACAAGCTTCGGTATGCCAGCGCAGGTTACTGGAGGACCAGTAATGGGCCAGACTACAGGAGGACCTATGATGGCACAAACAACGGGCGGTGTAATGATGCCTCAAACATCGTTTGGAGCCCTGAATGCACAGCTGACAGGATCTAATCCCATGCAAGCCCAGATTACTGGTGGGTATGGTTCCATGGCCCCGAACACCACTGGCGGTATGATGATGCCTCAGTTATCTTTTGGACAGGGTTTCAACCAACAGCAGGCTCAGCTACAGCCACAAGCAACTGGTTATTACCCACCATCCAACTTTAACCCCACAGTCCCTCTTGTTGCCCAAAAGACTGGTTTTGGTAATAATGAAATCTACTCCCAAGCTAACTTTGTGAACCAAATGGGAAACAATAACCAGGTATTAgcggaagaggaggatgtAATTACTCCAAATGAAAAATCTCTATTTTACAAGATATTTGAAACGTATGACACGAACAATAAAGGTGTACTAGACTCCCCAACAGCTGTCGAAATCTTCAGAAAGTCTGGGTTGAACAGAGGCGACCTGGAGCATATTTGGAATTTATGTGACATCAATAACAGTGGACAGTTGAACAGACAAGAATTTGCACTTGGGATGCACTTGGTGTATAGGAAGTTGGACGGCAAAACTTTACCAACCAAGCTACCCCCAAGCTTAGTTCCACCAAGTACTCAGATTTTGGATAATTTGAAAAGCCAGCTGAAAACATCTAACTCCATCAGTAACAACAGTTCCTCTAAAATTGATGCTTTGAgctacaagaacaacgacGATGCGGATACTTTACCTAATTTCAAAAACCGGCGGAAAGTATACTCTTCCAAGTCTCAAGAAGAGGTAAACACCCAGAAAACACCAACTGCCACAGCATCCGTTGCCTCTTCCGAAAATATTGAATCGAAGTACCCTGCGATTAATCAAGCTTCCTTAGCCGCCGCAAACCCAGTCattgaacaagaaccaCTGAAGAAGCCAACATCCCAAAGAACATCTCAATCAGCCGGGACGACTTTGCAAGATGAGCTGAATGCAATCCATTCCTTATGTGACAAGATTGGAAGTCCTAAATTTACCACTGCTGACGACAATTCTTCCATTCCTGGTACCTTGAAGGAGAGATTCTATAGTATCGTTTACAAAGTTCCTTCTCTATTCTCGGATATTGCTAAAGTTGACACCGATATTATGAGTGCAAAGATTGAATTGTGCAAATCTCGGAATCCAGGTGGAGAGGGCACGGACAgtgaaagaagaaaagcCCAAAGCAGAGCTCTTTTAAAATCAAGAATGGCTGCTCTGACAGGTAAATCCGTCCCTGAAACAGATGACGGCAACTCTTCCAgaaatgaagaagaaattgctAAGATCAGAAGTGAGAGTTCGAAGAATTTGGAGATTATTGCGGACATCAGGAGCTCAATATCTGATATATCTGCGTCGCTCAAGTCATCACTATATGGTAAGAATATCGGCAATGATAACTCGAGCTTCCAAAGATGGGAGTTTGGCGTTGGTCTGGAGCCTGAAGTCCGTAAGTTCATTGAAAGGCTGAATGCAGCACACATCTCCTCTGCTCAACAAAGTGCATCTTCTACGGTCGATTCTAGCGCACCTTCCACACCCTCTTACTCTCAGTTCAAAACATCAGAGGATAGAGCAGCCTACCTGAAGGAGCAAGCGCAACAGAGgatgaaaaagaaactggccAAATTTGGGTTGGACCGCCGTCCAGGGGGTCGGTCGAGAAATAATTCTGAAGTGTCTCACAAAAACGTAGACTCCACCCCGTTTATagaagagaagaacgatCACTCAACACCGGTCTCTACTCCTCAATTGATTACAAAACCTGTGCAATCTGGCTCAGTAGAACGGGTGCAACCAGAGGCACAGGATGAGAGCGGTAGtgaagatgaagaggaaaagCAACTAAGAGAACAGCTGCAAcaattgaagttgaaaaagacAGCCGAGAagcagaaaagaaaacttgAACTACGTAGACAACTCGAAGAGGCCAAAGCGGAAGAAAACTTGTCTTCACCTGACAAGGCCAAACCTGCTGAGAGTACAACACAAGGTGCTCAAGACAGAATCAGTAACGATAAGCCGCAGTTTCCAGTGAATGCGGCCCCCGCACAAAATGCTGGTACCGATAGGCAGAGAAAccccttcttcaaacaggAGCCAGCGAATTCCGCTACGTCGTCTTTTGATGCTAGAGCAGCGGAGGCGCAGAGAAGGATACAGAGAGGACTCGATGATCACAGTGAGGACGAATGGTCCGATGACAACGATAAAAGTGGGAACAAGGTGGCGCCTGCCGCTCAAAATGCCAATGCGAATGCTGCATCGTCTACTGCAACCTCTCAGCCTGTCTCTATGGCACCATCTGTTCCCAAGGGTCCTGATTCGGTAAACCATATCCCACCTCCGCCTAAACTGGACACGAAGGACGATGGTGATGACGATGGGTGGTCTGATTCCGATCATGACGACGGTAAGAATGCACCTTTACCACAGACTGCAGTTCCAGTAGCTCCACCCATCCCTAGTGGATTTAATGAGCCGGCGCCAAATGCTGATGCCGCAGAGACAGTGAATGTATCGGTCCCCGGTGCTGCACCACCTGTGCCTGTGGCACCACCATTACCTTTTGTCTCAACCGATGCGGTCCCACTTGCCCCACCTCCACCTCTAGTGTCAGACGTGTCTGCACCAGTTCCAGCTGTGCCTACACCACCTCCCGTGCCAAACATGGGCTCGAACATTCCAGGAGGGATaccaccgccaccaccTTTACTCTCATCAACTGAGGGAACCAACGAGGCTAACGATGATGACGCAGATCTATCCATTCCCGAATCTGTTTCCTCTGACGAAGAGGATACTCAAGGGCCACCAACTACGGGGATACCTCCTCCACCACCGTTGCCATAG